From a region of the Trueperaceae bacterium genome:
- a CDS encoding DegT/DnrJ/EryC1/StrS aminotransferase family protein: protein MTSAAKPLVRPFEPWPRYTDEEVAAVAEVLRSGRVNQWTGEQVFAFEREYAEALGRKHAIALMNGTVALELALRAGGVGEGDDVVTTPRTFIASAGAAVVVGARPVLADVDRDSGNITAETIERALTPRTKAIVVVHLAGWPADMPAILDLARDRGLLVVEDCAQAHGAAIDGQPVGSFGDMAAFSFCQDKIITTGGEGGLLALDREDWFDWAWSYKDHGKGYHTVFHKVHPPGYQWLHDRFGTNWRMTEMQAALGRIQLGRLEASVAARARNAARWRERLGHLAGLRLPEPREGVRHAYYRLYGYVVPEALKAGWDRDRIQEELAAAGLFLKVGSCSEIYREEAFVSAGLAPAEPLPVAREIGETVLGFPVHPTLSEESIDAAAGLVAEVVARATR, encoded by the coding sequence ATGACAAGCGCCGCCAAGCCCCTCGTACGCCCCTTCGAACCGTGGCCGCGCTACACCGACGAGGAGGTCGCCGCCGTCGCGGAGGTGCTCCGCTCGGGCCGCGTGAACCAGTGGACCGGCGAGCAGGTGTTCGCGTTCGAGCGCGAGTACGCCGAGGCCCTCGGTCGGAAGCACGCCATCGCCCTGATGAACGGCACGGTGGCGCTGGAGCTGGCCCTGCGCGCCGGCGGCGTGGGCGAGGGCGACGACGTCGTCACGACGCCGCGCACGTTCATCGCCTCGGCCGGCGCCGCGGTCGTCGTGGGCGCCAGGCCGGTGCTCGCCGACGTCGACCGCGACAGCGGCAACATCACGGCCGAGACGATCGAGCGGGCGCTCACGCCGCGCACCAAGGCCATCGTCGTCGTGCACCTCGCCGGCTGGCCCGCCGACATGCCGGCGATCCTCGACCTGGCCAGGGACAGGGGCCTGCTCGTGGTCGAGGACTGCGCGCAGGCGCACGGCGCGGCCATCGACGGGCAGCCCGTGGGCTCCTTCGGCGACATGGCGGCGTTCTCGTTCTGCCAGGACAAGATCATCACGACCGGCGGGGAGGGCGGACTGCTGGCCCTCGACCGCGAGGACTGGTTCGACTGGGCGTGGTCGTACAAGGACCACGGCAAGGGCTACCACACCGTGTTCCACAAGGTGCACCCGCCCGGCTACCAGTGGCTGCACGACAGGTTCGGCACGAACTGGCGCATGACCGAGATGCAGGCGGCCTTGGGGCGCATCCAGCTCGGCCGCCTGGAGGCGTCGGTGGCCGCGCGAGCGCGCAACGCGGCGCGGTGGCGCGAGCGCCTCGGCCACCTCGCCGGCCTCAGGCTGCCCGAGCCGCGGGAGGGCGTGCGGCACGCCTACTACCGCCTCTACGGCTACGTGGTGCCGGAGGCGCTGAAGGCCGGCTGGGACCGCGACCGCATCCAGGAGGAGCTGGCCGCCGCCGGCCTTTTCCTCAAGGTCGGGAGCTGCAGCGAGATCTACCGCGAGGAGGCGTTCGTGAGCGCCGGCCTGGCGCCGGCCGAGCCGCTGCCCGTGGCCCGCGAGATCGGCGAGACCGTCCTCGGCTTCCCCGTGCACCCGACGCTCAGCGAGGAGTCGATAGACGCGGCCGCCGGCCTCGTGGCGGAGGTCGTGGCGCGGGCGACCCGCTGA
- a CDS encoding DedA family protein has product MTAILDGLRTLMIGVVEALGYAGLAFLSLLENLVPPVPSEFVLPFAGFLVAEGRLNVALVLLATSLGGFVGTTGFYWLGRVLGEERVRAFIGRYGRYVLLRVADYDDALAFFQRYDAQVVFWARFVPGVRSLISLPAGVSGMGFGRFALYTVMGTVLWNGALVTAGWALGERWQAVLAVVDRLEAFLWALLGLAVVGWVVWQLLRRGRTAA; this is encoded by the coding sequence GTGACCGCGATCCTCGACGGCCTGCGGACCCTCATGATCGGCGTCGTCGAGGCGCTGGGCTACGCCGGCCTGGCGTTCCTCTCCCTGCTCGAGAACCTGGTGCCGCCGGTGCCGTCGGAGTTCGTGCTGCCCTTCGCCGGCTTCCTCGTCGCCGAGGGACGGCTGAACGTCGCCCTCGTGCTCCTCGCCACGAGCCTGGGAGGGTTCGTGGGCACCACGGGCTTCTACTGGCTGGGCCGGGTCCTCGGCGAGGAGCGTGTCCGGGCCTTCATCGGGCGCTACGGACGCTACGTGCTGCTGCGCGTGGCCGACTACGACGACGCGCTGGCGTTCTTCCAGCGCTACGACGCTCAGGTCGTCTTCTGGGCGCGCTTCGTGCCCGGCGTCCGCAGCCTGATCTCGCTGCCGGCGGGCGTCTCCGGCATGGGCTTCGGCCGTTTCGCCCTCTACACGGTCATGGGCACCGTGCTGTGGAACGGCGCCCTCGTCACCGCCGGCTGGGCGCTGGGCGAGCGCTGGCAGGCCGTCCTCGCCGTCGTGGACCGCCTCGAGGCCTTCCTGTGGGCGCTGCTGGGCCTGGCGGTCGTCGGCTGGGTCGTATGGCAGCTCCTCCGGCGCGGTCGCACCGCCGCCTGA
- a CDS encoding nucleoside deaminase: MLGRAIGLAVANVSAGGGPFGAVVVTPDGRVFDGVNRVTRDKDPTAHAEVVAIRTACRELGTFVLAGSVLYASCEPCPMCLATALWARVASVRYAADRHAAAAVGFSDAAFYEYMTGTDRSAMTVARVEHDRAHEPFAAWERHAGRVPY; this comes from the coding sequence ATGCTGGGGCGGGCTATCGGGCTGGCCGTGGCGAACGTCTCGGCCGGCGGAGGGCCGTTCGGTGCCGTGGTCGTGACCCCCGACGGCAGGGTCTTCGACGGCGTCAACCGCGTCACGCGCGACAAAGACCCGACGGCGCACGCCGAGGTCGTGGCCATACGCACGGCCTGCCGCGAGCTCGGCACCTTCGTCCTCGCCGGCTCGGTCTTGTACGCGAGCTGCGAGCCGTGCCCGATGTGCCTGGCGACGGCGCTGTGGGCCCGCGTGGCCTCGGTCCGCTACGCCGCCGACAGGCACGCGGCCGCCGCGGTCGGCTTCAGCGACGCGGCGTTCTACGAGTACATGACCGGGACCGACCGGAGCGCGATGACCGTCGCCCGCGTGGAGCACGACAGGGCGCACGAGCCGTTCGCCGCCTGGGAGCGCCACGCGGGGCGCGTGCCCTACTGA
- a CDS encoding metallophosphoesterase produces the protein MDDAGGERRGPELSRREFVRSAGLAGLATLLVGVAPLQSPRAFVVTGQERRIAGLSRPLTAAFLTDLHLGPYLGEDALERWVEATLRLEPDLVLLGGDFVDRTYRGDLAELARHLPRLTAPLGVFAVLGNHDHTRYRRVEPLAAVLAGAGVTLLDNAAARVREDFVLAGIDDLRVGRPDLGAALADAERLRDGSGGALALLSHNPDVIPEVRGGVDLLLAGHTHGGQVRLPFVGAVVTSSRYGRRYLSGWVDDGMPAFVSRGLGVTTLPIRYDCPAELVHLTLLPG, from the coding sequence GTGGACGACGCGGGAGGCGAGCGCAGGGGGCCGGAGCTGTCGCGACGCGAGTTCGTGCGGTCCGCCGGCCTGGCGGGCCTGGCCACGCTGCTCGTGGGCGTCGCGCCGCTGCAGTCTCCCCGCGCCTTCGTCGTCACCGGGCAGGAGCGGCGCATCGCCGGCCTGTCGCGCCCGCTCACGGCGGCGTTCCTCACCGACCTGCACCTCGGGCCGTACCTGGGCGAGGACGCCCTGGAGAGGTGGGTGGAGGCGACGCTCCGGCTCGAGCCCGACCTCGTCCTGCTGGGCGGCGACTTCGTCGACAGGACCTACCGCGGCGACCTCGCGGAGCTCGCGCGGCACCTGCCGCGCCTGACCGCCCCGCTCGGCGTGTTCGCGGTCCTCGGCAACCACGACCACACGCGCTACCGGCGCGTCGAGCCCCTGGCCGCGGTCCTCGCCGGCGCTGGCGTGACGCTGCTCGACAACGCCGCGGCGCGCGTGCGTGAAGACTTCGTCCTCGCCGGCATCGACGACCTGCGCGTGGGACGGCCCGACCTGGGCGCCGCCCTGGCGGACGCCGAGCGCCTCCGCGACGGCTCCGGCGGGGCGCTGGCGCTGCTGTCGCACAACCCGGACGTGATCCCCGAGGTGCGGGGCGGCGTTGACCTCCTCCTCGCCGGGCACACGCACGGCGGTCAGGTGCGGCTGCCGTTCGTCGGGGCCGTCGTCACGTCGTCGCGCTACGGGCGCCGCTACCTCTCGGGCTGGGTGGACGACGGGATGCCGGCGTTCGTGTCGCGGGGCCTGGGCGTGACCACGCTGCCCATCCGCTACGACTGCCCCGCCGAGCTCGTCCACCTCACCCTGCTGCCGGGCTGA